The following are encoded together in the Glycine max cultivar Williams 82 chromosome 8, Glycine_max_v4.0, whole genome shotgun sequence genome:
- the N-26 gene encoding nodulin-26 — translation MADYSAGTESQEVVVNVTKNTSETIQRSDSLVSVPFLQKLVAEAVGTYFLIFAGCASLVVNENYYNMITFPGIAIVWGLVLTVLVYTVGHISGGHFNPAVTIAFASTRRFPLIQVPAYVVAQLLGSILASGTLRLLFMGNHDQFSGTVPNGTNLQAFVFEFIMTFFLMFVICGVATDNRAVGELAGIAIGSTLLLNVIIGGPVTGASMNPARSLGPAFVHGEYEGIWIYLLAPVVGAIAGAWVYNIVRYTDKPLSEITKSASFLKGRAASK, via the exons ATGGCTGATTATTCAGCAGGAACTGAATCCCAGGAGGTGGTCGTAAATGTAACCAAGAACACCTCCGAAACAATCCAACGCTCAGACTCCCTTGTCTCTGTTCCTTTCTTGCAGAAG TTGGTAGCTGAGGCGGTGGGAACATATTTCCTGATATTTGCAGGGTGTGCTTCATTGGTGGTGAACGAGAACTACTACAACATGATAACATTTCCTGGGATAGCAATTGTTTGGGGTCTGGTTCTGACGGTGTTGGTTTACACTGTCGGTCACATCTCTGGTGGCCATTTCAATCCTGCTGTCACCATTGCTTTTGCCTCCACCAGAAGATTCCCCTTGATCCAG gtaccAGCTTATGTAGTAGCTCAACTCCTAGGAAGCATACTTGCAAGTGGAACTCTGAGACTATTATTTATGGGGAATCATGACCAGTTTTCAGGAACAGTCCCAAATGGGACTAACCTGCAGGCTTTTGTGTTTGAATTCATAATGACCTTTTTCCTCATGTTCGTCATATGCGGGGTTGCCACCGATAACAGAGCG GTTGGTGAGTTGGCTGGGATTGCAATTGGGTCGACATTACTGCTGAATGTGATTATTGGAGG GCCAGTGACAGGAGCATCAATGAACCCAGCTAGAAGCCTAGGACCTGCTTTTGTACACGGTGAATACGAAGGAATATGGATATATTTGTTGGCACCTGTTGTGGGGGCCATAGCTGGAGCATGGGTATACAACATCGTTAGGTACACAGACAAGCCATTGAGTGAGATCACCAAGAGTGCTTCTTTCCTCAAAGGCCGTGCTGCCtccaaataa
- the NIP1-2 gene encoding nodulin-26: MDENSATNGTHEVILDVNKDVSRTTQPSRSCVNVSFLQKLVAEVVGTYFLIFAGCASVVVNKNNNNVVTHPGISIVWGLVVMVLVYSVGHISGAHFNPAVTIAFASTRRFPLKQVPVYVVAQVVGSTLASATLRLLFSGKETQFSGTLPSGSNLQAFVIEFLITFFLMFVISGVATDDRAIGELAGIAVGSTVLLNVMFAGPITGASMNPARSIGPAILHNEYRGIWIYIVSPTLGAVAGTWVYNTIRYTDKPLREITKSTSFLKGVGRSGSSR, translated from the exons ATGGATGAGAATTCAGCAACAAATGGAACCCATGAGGTGATTTTAGATGTAAACAAGGATGTCTCTAGAACAACTCAACCCTCACGCTCTTGTGTCAATGTTTCTTTCTTACAGAAG TTGGTAGCTGAGGTGGTGGGAACATATTTCTTGATATTTGCAGGGTGTGCTTCAGTGGTGGtgaacaagaacaacaacaacgttGTAACACATCCTGGGATATCAATTGTTTGGGGACTGGTTGTGATGGTACTGGTTTACTCTGTTGGTCACATCTCTGGTGCCCATTTCAATCCTGCAGTCACCATTGCTTTTGCCTCCACCAGAAGGTTTCCCTTGAAGCAG GTACCGGTTTATGTAGTAGCTCAGGTTGTTGGATCCACACTTGCAAGTGCGACTCTCAGACTATTATTTAGTGGCAAGGAAACCCAGTTTTCAGGAACACTCCCATCTGGGTCTAACCTGCAAGCTTTTGTGATTGAATTCTTAATCACCTTTTTCCTTATGTTTGTCATATCCGGGGTTGCCACTGATGACAGAGCG ATCGGTGAGTTGGCCGGGATTGCCGTTGGGTCCACTGTGCTGTTGAATGTGATGTTTGCAGG gCCAATCACAGGAGCATCAATGAACCCAGCAAGAAGCATAGGGCCAGCCATTTTACACAATGAATACAGAGGAATATGGATATATATAGTGTCTCCAACTCTTGGGGCCGTGGCTGGAACATGGGTATACAACACCATTAGGTACACGGACAAGCCACTGCGTGAGATCACCAAGAGTACCTCTTTCCTTAAAGGAGTAGGGCGTAGTGGTAGCTCTAGGTGA